The following coding sequences lie in one Cydia strobilella chromosome 16, ilCydStro3.1, whole genome shotgun sequence genomic window:
- the LOC134748467 gene encoding DNA polymerase iota: MDDRIMDCSSSSYTEGEHEHPRTIIHIDIDCFYAQVEMLRCPELRSVPLGVQQKNFVITSNYEARRCGVHKCMLVNEALKVCPNIKLVNGEDLTNYRAASNKIFEQLSSWKCPVEKLGMDENFIDVTKLVQEKLKSADVNNITVPGHVYEEPTTECACGCHMRLKLASQIANEMRQRIYNEIGFTTCAGVAHNKLLAKLICPLHKPNDQTTMFPEHAEGFMSSLPSVRSIPSIGSKTSETLVTQKIITVADLQGVPLDFLKKHFNSDMAVRLKSLSLGNDNTPVKQSGKPQSIGLEDSFKTVSVKSEVEDKFSALLQRLLVLVREDGRIPVSLRVTLRKKDAKRLSSHRESRQCQISPSIFTISNGTVSVTPAGQQKLLSIIMRLFNKLIDLSKPFHLTLVGLAFTKFQERMTGRSSIVNYLMNDISVQSVLNLQNDCDTSVSSMDYSAPSPSSSTTTDLSDAEVEPSPKKPKKVNWIAKKRCLSKGEVASPSKLKVGELRLNSKELEKVSELRLNSRDRSLTPRVSPAKDNMSDNSDTMKDVAEGGCDNCPSDVDKEVFSALPYEMQQELKAMWKNPSGSGMARSSPRTMNKPKPNTILTYFVPHK, from the exons ATGGACGACAG AATCATGGATTGCAGCAGTTCCAGTTACACCGAGGGCGAGCACGAGCACCCGCGTACAATTATACACATCGACATCGACTGTTTTTACGCTCAGGTAGAGATGTTGCGCTGTCCGGAACTGCGGTCGGTCCCGCTCGGGGTGCAGCAGAAGAACTTCGTGATCACGAGCAACTACGAGGCGCGCCGCTGCGGCGTGCACAAGTGCATGCTCGTCAACGAGGCGCTCAAGGTGTGCCCCAACATCAAGCTGGTCAACGGAGAAGATCTCACGAATTACAGGGCAGCTTCTAACAAAATATTCGAACAGTTATCCAGTTGGAAATGTCCCGTCGAAAAATTGGGCATGGACGAAAACTTTATAGATGTCACAAAGTTAGTACAAGAGAAGTTAAAAAGTGCAGATGTAAACAATATTACTGTGCCTGGACATGTATACGAGGAGCCGACGACGGAGTGCGCCTGCGGGTGCCACATGAGACTGAAATTAGCATCACAAATAGCAAATGAAATGAGACAGAGGATATACAATGAAATAGGTTTCACAACTTGTGCTGGTGTTGCACATAACAAACTGTTGGCAAAGCTAATCTGTCCACTTCACAAGCCTAATGACCAGACGACCATGTTCCCAGAACATGCAGAGGGCTTCATGTCCTCACTTCCTAGTGTACGCTCCATTCCAAGCATCGGTTCTAAGACTTCAGAAACACTTGTGACACAGAAAATAATTACAGTGGCGGACTTACAGGGAGTACCATTAGACTTTCTAAAGAAGCATTTTAACAGTGACATGGCTGTCAGATTGAAGAGCCTAAGTTTAGGGAATGACAATACTCCAGTGAAGCAGTCCGGAAAGCCCCAGAGCATAGGGTTGGAGGACAGTTTCAAGACTGTTAGTGTTAAGAGTGAGGTGGAAGATAAATTTTCTGCTCTGCTCCAGAGACTCCTGGTGCTAGTTAGGGAGGATGGACGCATTCCTGTCTCGCTGCGAGTCACTCTGCGGAAAAAGGATGCCAAGAGACTTAGCAGTCACCGGGAATCCAGACAGTGTCAGATCTCACCATCCATCTTCACAATATCCAATGGCACAGTATCCGTCACTCCAGCGGGGCAGCAGAAACTCTTAAGTATCATTATGAGATTATTTAACAAACTCATTGACTTGTCCAAACCATTCCATTTGACATTAGTAGGGCTGGCGTTTACCAAGTTCCAGGAACGAATGACAGGAAGGAGTTCCATAGTCAACTACCTGATGAATGACATATCCGTCCAGTCTGTACTAAACTTGCAAAATGACTGTGACACCTCGGTCTCATCCATGGACTATTCTGCTCCCTCTCCGAGCAGCAGCACAACAACTGACTTGTCTGACGCGGAAGTAGAACCCTCGCCTAAGAAGCCCAAAAAAGTGAATTGGATAGcaaaaaaaagatgtttatCTAAAGGGGAGGTAGCATCACCAAGCAAGCTGAAAGTGGGAGAGTTACGACTGAACTCTAAAGAGTTAGAGAAAGTTTCAGAGCTCAGACTAAATTCTCGAGACAGATCTTTAACTCCTAGAGTGAGTCCAGCTAAAGACAATATGTCTGACAACTCAGATACTATGAAAGATGTCGCAGAAGGAGGCTGTGATAACTGTCCCAGCGACGTAGACAAGGAGGTGTTCAGCGCGCTGCCGTACGAGATGCAGCAGGAGCTAAAGGCTATGTGGAAGAACCCCTCGGGCTCCGGCATGGCCCGGAGTAGCCCCCGGACAATGAACAAACCTAAACCGAACACAATCTTAACATATTTTGTTCCACACAAATAG